The Winogradskyella schleiferi genome has a window encoding:
- a CDS encoding putative signal transducing protein, with protein MSTIEYTKVYEGSSILAIRVRDELERTGIIPIIKDEGESQRLGGQGSINSGYQEVFVHNDELDKAMVIVNRVKAEMEASS; from the coding sequence ATGAGCACGATAGAATATACAAAAGTTTATGAAGGTAGTTCCATTTTAGCTATCCGAGTTAGAGACGAATTAGAGCGTACAGGAATTATTCCCATAATAAAAGACGAAGGCGAATCACAACGATTAGGAGGTCAAGGTTCAATCAACAGTGGTTATCAAGAAGTATTTGTGCATAACGATGAATTAGATAAAGCCATGGTCATTGTGAATCGTGTTAAGGCTGAGATGGAAGCTTCTTCTTAG
- a CDS encoding acyl-CoA thioesterase produces the protein MQIFEKTITVSEDDIDDLNHVNNVRYVQWVQDIAKDHWLAYATKDILETYSWFLVNHFIEYKSQALLGDTLLLKTYVPLVEGVSTTRHVEIINTKTKQLIVNSKAKWCLIDNKTQRPTRIIPEIGALFK, from the coding sequence GTGCAAATATTTGAAAAAACCATAACCGTCTCCGAAGACGATATCGACGATCTTAACCATGTGAATAATGTTCGCTATGTACAATGGGTTCAAGATATTGCCAAAGACCATTGGTTGGCTTATGCCACAAAAGACATCTTAGAAACCTATTCCTGGTTTTTGGTCAACCATTTTATTGAATATAAAAGTCAGGCATTACTGGGCGATACCTTGCTTTTAAAAACCTATGTTCCTTTGGTTGAAGGGGTTTCTACTACGAGACATGTCGAAATCATCAATACAAAAACCAAGCAACTTATTGTTAATTCGAAGGCAAAATGGTGTTTGATAGATAATAAAACGCAGCGTCCAACTCGTATCATTCCAGAAATTGGAGCGCTTTTTAAATAG
- a CDS encoding glutaminyl-peptide cyclotransferase: MHLAKYFILLSLSLFLSNCGDSNTSNQSRLSINTTEKSLMLGDTLKLSIHNPKQLEVSNVSYELNGKPIENNMVLNNISLGNKTITAKVKIGDKMETITKSVKVYNNIIPSIYTYEIINTFPHDISSYTQGLEFYNGELYESTGQKKESKLRKINFETGEILKNIDLEDQYFGEGLTILNDKIYQLTWQAKRGFIYDVNTFEKLSTFNYGTSKEGWGICNDGKTLFKSDGTEKIYLLNPENLTEQGHIEVYTEKGMIPSLNELEWIDGKIFANIYQRNGVLIINPKTGGVEGVIDFKPLRKLVKQHPKLDVLNGIAYHPERQTIFVTGKNWDKLFEVKISKR, from the coding sequence ATGCATCTTGCTAAATATTTCATTCTCTTATCCTTAAGTTTATTTTTATCGAATTGTGGCGATTCAAATACATCAAATCAATCGCGTTTATCCATAAATACAACCGAAAAATCATTAATGCTTGGAGATACGTTAAAATTATCGATTCACAATCCGAAACAACTAGAAGTTTCCAATGTTAGTTACGAGCTTAACGGCAAACCCATTGAAAACAATATGGTTTTAAATAACATTTCACTAGGAAATAAAACCATCACAGCAAAGGTGAAAATCGGAGACAAAATGGAGACTATTACGAAGTCGGTTAAAGTTTATAACAATATCATTCCATCTATTTACACGTATGAAATTATAAATACATTTCCCCACGACATTAGTTCGTACACACAAGGTTTGGAATTTTATAATGGTGAATTGTACGAAAGTACAGGTCAGAAAAAGGAATCCAAGCTCAGAAAAATTAATTTTGAAACTGGTGAAATCTTAAAAAACATTGATTTAGAAGACCAGTATTTTGGAGAAGGCCTAACTATTCTTAATGATAAAATCTATCAACTGACTTGGCAAGCTAAACGCGGCTTTATTTACGATGTCAATACTTTTGAAAAGTTAAGTACCTTTAATTATGGAACAAGTAAAGAAGGTTGGGGAATTTGCAATGATGGAAAGACATTATTTAAATCCGATGGTACAGAAAAAATTTATCTCCTAAATCCTGAAAACCTTACAGAACAAGGTCATATAGAAGTTTATACTGAAAAAGGAATGATTCCAAGTTTGAATGAACTCGAATGGATTGATGGCAAAATCTTTGCTAATATTTACCAACGCAATGGTGTTTTAATTATCAATCCTAAAACTGGAGGTGTTGAAGGCGTTATTGATTTTAAACCGCTAAGAAAACTAGTGAAGCAACATCCAAAATTAGATGTTTTAAACGGCATCGCGTACCATCCAGAGCGTCAAACTATTTTTGTAACCGGAAAAAATTGGGACAAGCTATTTGAAGTAAAAATATCGAAACGATAG
- the fsa gene encoding fructose-6-phosphate aldolase: protein MKFFIDTANLEQIKEAQDMGILDGVTTNPSLMAKEGITGTDSIMKHYVDICNIVDGDVSAEVISTDFDGMVREGEALAELHDQIVIKLPMIKDGIKACKYFSDRGIKTNVTLVFSPGQALLAAKAGATYVSPFIGRLDDISTDGLNLIAEIRHIYDNYAFETQILAASVRHTMHVIDCAKLGADVMTGPLSSITGLLKHPLTDIGLEKFLADYKKGN from the coding sequence ATGAAATTTTTTATCGATACAGCGAACCTAGAGCAAATTAAAGAAGCTCAGGATATGGGTATTTTAGATGGTGTGACTACAAACCCATCGTTAATGGCAAAAGAAGGCATTACTGGTACAGACAGTATTATGAAGCATTATGTGGACATCTGCAACATTGTTGATGGCGATGTTTCTGCGGAAGTTATTTCTACTGATTTCGATGGTATGGTAAGGGAAGGCGAGGCATTGGCTGAACTTCACGACCAAATTGTGATTAAATTACCGATGATTAAAGATGGTATTAAGGCTTGCAAGTATTTTTCGGACAGAGGAATCAAAACAAACGTGACCTTGGTATTTTCTCCAGGTCAAGCTTTATTGGCGGCAAAAGCCGGTGCAACTTATGTCTCGCCATTTATTGGTCGTTTGGATGATATTTCTACAGATGGCTTAAACCTTATCGCAGAAATTCGTCATATCTATGATAATTATGCATTTGAAACTCAAATATTAGCTGCTTCTGTGCGTCACACTATGCACGTCATCGATTGTGCAAAACTAGGTGCTGATGTTATGACAGGACCTTTGAGTTCAATCACGGGATTATTGAAACATCCTTTAACTGATATTGGTTTAGAAAAATTCTTAGCGGATTATAAAAAAGGGAACTAA
- a CDS encoding thioredoxin family protein translates to MIQELDKDNLQDIIAENETVVVQYSATWCGNCRIMKPKFKKLATENEDATFVIADAEKFPESRKLATVDNLPTFATFKNGEFKGQIQTNKFDVLKELVEEAL, encoded by the coding sequence ATGATCCAAGAATTAGATAAAGATAATTTACAAGACATCATTGCAGAAAACGAAACTGTTGTCGTACAGTATTCTGCTACTTGGTGTGGTAATTGCCGCATCATGAAACCAAAATTTAAGAAATTAGCAACAGAAAACGAGGATGCAACTTTTGTTATTGCTGATGCTGAAAAATTTCCTGAAAGTAGAAAATTGGCTACAGTAGATAATTTACCAACTTTTGCGACCTTCAAAAATGGCGAATTTAAAGGCCAAATACAAACTAATAAGTTTGATGTTTTAAAGGAACTTGTTGAAGAAGCACTTTAA
- a CDS encoding nickel-binding protein, with translation MPIYMDFHDLPEGVTAAHVAEMHQADLQIEHKYNCRGLTYWCDERRQTAFCLIEAPNEQAIKELHEKSHGAVPQRIIEVNDTLVESFLGRIEDPEKSQNTKLNIINDSAFRTLMVINIKKRVLRTKNIETLSAAIRGYNKSIINIVNNQNGRVVKQEANSFLTSFTSVTNAVDSAIKIQELYNCVITPDLEFNIGISAGIPVTENESIFEDTIKEANYLCYAINGKILLSPEVKDLYESENQNNPININGVKSLTVIEKEFIINLFEYTNIVWNDTGTSALDFCKGLGLSKSKLYRTMISIIGKSPISFLKEYRLIKALELLEKQTSNISEIAYQTGFSSPTYFSKCFYEAYGVLPSKYNK, from the coding sequence ATGCCAATATATATGGACTTTCATGATTTGCCTGAAGGAGTAACCGCGGCGCATGTTGCAGAAATGCATCAAGCAGATTTACAAATTGAACACAAATACAATTGTCGCGGGTTAACATATTGGTGTGATGAGCGACGACAAACAGCATTTTGTTTAATAGAAGCTCCAAATGAACAAGCTATAAAAGAACTCCATGAAAAATCACATGGAGCTGTTCCACAACGTATCATAGAAGTTAATGATACCCTAGTTGAATCTTTTTTAGGTCGTATTGAAGATCCTGAAAAATCACAAAACACAAAACTCAACATTATTAACGATTCAGCTTTTAGAACATTAATGGTTATTAACATTAAAAAACGTGTTTTAAGAACTAAAAATATAGAAACTTTAAGTGCCGCAATTCGTGGTTATAATAAATCAATAATAAATATTGTTAATAATCAAAATGGACGTGTTGTCAAGCAAGAAGCGAATTCATTTTTAACGTCTTTTACTAGTGTTACAAATGCCGTCGATAGTGCTATTAAAATTCAAGAATTATATAATTGTGTGATTACACCAGATTTAGAATTTAACATAGGTATAAGTGCAGGTATTCCTGTAACTGAAAATGAAAGTATTTTTGAGGATACTATAAAAGAAGCTAATTATTTGTGCTATGCAATTAATGGCAAAATATTACTGTCACCAGAAGTAAAAGATCTATATGAAAGTGAAAATCAAAACAATCCGATTAATATAAACGGCGTTAAATCATTAACTGTTATTGAAAAGGAATTTATAATAAATTTATTCGAATACACTAATATTGTTTGGAATGACACAGGGACTAGTGCTTTAGATTTTTGTAAAGGTTTAGGCTTAAGTAAATCAAAACTATACCGAACTATGATTTCTATAATCGGGAAATCTCCAATTAGTTTTTTAAAAGAGTATAGATTAATTAAAGCTCTTGAATTATTAGAAAAACAAACATCAAACATTTCTGAAATTGCATATCAAACTGGTTTCAGTAGTCCAACTTATTTTTCAAAATGTTTTTACGAAGCTTATGGTGTCTTACCGTCAAAATATAACAAGTAA
- the katG gene encoding catalase/peroxidase HPI — protein MDNKNTETFELNNNDASQCPFLSGKQEAVAGGGVKNRDWWPNELKLNILRQHASKNDPLGDDFDYAEAFKSVNFSELKQDVLNLMTDSQDWWPADYGHYGGFMIRMAWHSAGTYRVGDGRGGAGTGNQRFAPINSWPDNGNLDKARLLLWPIKQKYGRKVSWADLMILAGNCALESMGFPTFGFAGGREDIWEPEQDVYWGSETEWGANEKRYGNSDNYNERDLEDPLAAVMMGWIYVNPEGPDGKPDPMGSAKDVRETFGRMAMNDEETVALIAGGHTFGKAHGAADPNEYVGAEPHGSPIEDMSMGWKNSFNSGVLDDVITSGIEGAWTPHPTRWDNEYFDVLLNKEWELVKSPAGAHQWTPTADSNAPMAPKAGDANGRQALMMTTADIALKTDPAYLEISKRFHKDHKAFEDAFARAWYKLTHRDMGPIDRYLGPEVPSEELIWQDPIPKVDYNLSDADISSLKQMLMDSGLSISELVRTAWASASTYRNSDKRGGANGARLRLEPQRSWKVNNPEELDKVLKVLSDIQSKFDGTISMADLIVLAGTVGVEEAAKKAGHNISVPFSQGRGDASQEQTDIEQFNYLKPLGDGFRNYQNANMDIKAEDLLIDKANLMSLSIPEMTVLVGGMRVLGANYDGSRHGVFTDNVGSLTNDFFKNLLDLSITWKAATSEEKEFIGRDRKTGAMKFSATRADLIFGSNSELRAVCEVYGANDGEEKFVKDFVAAWTKVMNADRFDLK, from the coding sequence ATGGACAATAAAAACACAGAGACTTTTGAACTTAATAACAACGATGCGAGTCAATGCCCATTCTTAAGCGGAAAGCAAGAAGCGGTCGCAGGAGGTGGAGTAAAAAACAGGGATTGGTGGCCAAATGAATTAAAATTGAATATTTTAAGACAGCATGCCTCAAAGAACGATCCTTTAGGTGACGATTTTGATTATGCTGAAGCGTTTAAGAGCGTCAACTTTTCAGAATTAAAACAAGATGTTCTTAATTTAATGACGGATTCACAAGACTGGTGGCCTGCCGATTATGGGCATTATGGTGGTTTTATGATTCGTATGGCGTGGCATAGTGCTGGTACTTATAGAGTAGGTGATGGACGTGGTGGTGCTGGTACAGGTAATCAACGTTTTGCACCGATAAATAGCTGGCCAGATAATGGTAACTTGGATAAAGCGAGATTGTTATTATGGCCAATTAAGCAAAAATATGGTAGAAAAGTATCTTGGGCGGATCTTATGATTTTGGCTGGAAATTGTGCTTTGGAATCCATGGGATTCCCAACCTTTGGTTTTGCAGGTGGAAGAGAGGATATTTGGGAGCCAGAACAAGATGTATATTGGGGAAGTGAAACGGAATGGGGCGCCAATGAAAAACGTTATGGAAACAGTGATAACTACAATGAGCGTGACTTGGAGGATCCACTAGCGGCAGTAATGATGGGTTGGATTTACGTTAATCCTGAAGGGCCAGACGGCAAACCAGATCCAATGGGTTCTGCCAAGGATGTAAGGGAAACGTTTGGTAGAATGGCAATGAACGATGAAGAAACGGTAGCTTTAATTGCAGGCGGACATACGTTTGGTAAAGCGCATGGTGCTGCAGATCCGAATGAATATGTTGGCGCAGAGCCTCATGGTTCGCCGATTGAAGATATGAGTATGGGATGGAAGAATTCATTTAATAGTGGTGTTTTGGATGATGTTATTACCAGTGGTATCGAAGGTGCATGGACACCGCATCCAACACGTTGGGACAATGAATATTTTGATGTTTTATTAAACAAAGAATGGGAATTAGTAAAAAGTCCAGCTGGTGCCCACCAATGGACACCAACGGCTGATTCTAATGCGCCAATGGCACCAAAAGCTGGTGACGCTAATGGCAGACAAGCGCTGATGATGACTACTGCAGATATTGCTTTAAAAACAGACCCTGCATATCTGGAAATTTCAAAACGTTTCCATAAAGATCATAAAGCCTTTGAAGATGCGTTTGCCAGAGCTTGGTACAAGCTAACACATAGAGATATGGGACCAATAGATCGTTATTTAGGACCAGAAGTACCAAGTGAGGAATTAATTTGGCAAGATCCAATTCCGAAAGTGGATTATAATCTAAGTGATGCTGATATTTCGTCTTTAAAGCAAATGCTAATGGACTCTGGTTTGTCAATTTCAGAACTAGTAAGAACAGCTTGGGCTTCGGCTTCAACTTATAGAAACTCTGACAAAAGAGGTGGCGCTAATGGTGCACGTTTACGCTTAGAGCCACAACGCAGCTGGAAAGTAAATAATCCTGAAGAACTGGATAAAGTATTGAAAGTACTTTCCGACATTCAATCTAAATTTGATGGAACGATTTCTATGGCCGATTTAATAGTATTGGCAGGTACAGTTGGTGTTGAAGAAGCAGCCAAGAAAGCAGGTCATAACATTTCTGTGCCATTTTCACAGGGTAGAGGTGATGCGTCACAAGAGCAAACGGATATTGAGCAATTTAATTATTTGAAACCTCTTGGTGATGGTTTTAGAAATTACCAAAATGCGAATATGGATATCAAAGCTGAAGATCTTTTGATTGACAAGGCGAACTTGATGTCACTTTCAATTCCAGAAATGACCGTTTTAGTAGGAGGTATGCGTGTGTTGGGAGCAAATTATGATGGCTCTAGACATGGTGTGTTTACGGATAACGTAGGAAGCTTAACCAATGATTTCTTTAAAAATCTATTAGATTTATCAATCACTTGGAAAGCCGCCACATCAGAAGAAAAAGAATTTATAGGTCGTGACCGTAAAACAGGAGCGATGAAATTCTCAGCCACAAGAGCAGATTTAATCTTTGGTTCTAACTCGGAATTAAGAGCCGTTTGTGAAGTTTACGGCGCAAATGATGGCGAAGAAAAATTTGTTAAGGATTTTGTTGCCGCTTGGACTAAAGTGATGAATGCTGATCGTTTTGATTTGAAGTAA
- a CDS encoding ABC-F family ATP-binding cassette domain-containing protein, protein MLSVSNLSVQFGKRVLFDEVSTTFNNGNCYGIIGANGAGKSTFLKIIAGKMDPTSGSVHLEPGKRMSVLEQDHNKHDEDTVLETVLKGNKSLYKLKSQIDALYADYTDENAEKIGELQVQFEEMNGWNADSDAAAMLSNLGIKEEHHYTLMKDLDGKQKVRVLLAQALFGNPDLLIMDEPTNDLDYETISWLENFLANYDNCVIVVSHDRHFLDSVCTHISDIDFGKINHFSGNYTFWYESSQLAARQHAQQNKKAEEKKKELEDFIRRFSANVAKSKQATSRKKMIDKLNISEIRRSSRRYPAIIFERDREAGDQILNVEGLSASLDGEVLFKDIDINLNKGDKVVVYSKDSRATTAFYQILNGNEKADAGKFSWGVTTTQSYLPLDNSEFFNNKLSLVDWLRQWATTEEEREEVHIRGFLGKMIFSGEEALKTADVLSGGEKVRCMLSRMMMIRANVLMLDEPTNHLDLESITAFNNSLKNFKGTVMLTTHDHEFAQTVGNRIIELTPNGVIDRYMTFDEYMSDTKIKEQREKMYGVTV, encoded by the coding sequence ATGTTATCAGTTTCTAATCTCTCGGTACAATTCGGAAAGCGCGTTCTTTTTGATGAAGTAAGCACCACATTCAATAATGGTAATTGCTATGGAATTATTGGTGCCAATGGTGCCGGAAAATCCACGTTTCTAAAAATTATCGCTGGCAAGATGGATCCAACATCTGGAAGTGTGCATTTAGAGCCAGGAAAGCGTATGTCTGTTTTAGAGCAGGATCACAACAAGCATGATGAAGATACTGTTTTGGAAACTGTATTAAAAGGAAACAAATCACTATATAAGTTGAAATCCCAAATTGATGCCTTATACGCTGATTATACGGATGAAAATGCTGAGAAAATTGGAGAGCTTCAGGTACAGTTTGAAGAAATGAACGGATGGAATGCCGATAGTGATGCAGCAGCCATGTTATCTAACTTAGGTATAAAGGAGGAACATCATTATACCTTAATGAAAGATTTGGATGGTAAACAAAAAGTCCGCGTGCTGTTGGCTCAAGCCTTATTCGGTAATCCGGATTTGTTGATAATGGATGAGCCTACCAATGATTTGGATTATGAAACCATCTCTTGGTTAGAAAATTTCTTGGCAAATTATGATAACTGTGTCATTGTAGTATCTCACGATAGACACTTTTTGGATTCGGTTTGTACACATATTTCTGATATCGATTTTGGGAAAATTAACCATTTCTCTGGTAACTATACCTTTTGGTATGAGTCGTCTCAATTAGCGGCAAGACAACATGCACAGCAAAATAAAAAAGCTGAAGAGAAGAAAAAGGAACTCGAAGATTTTATCCGTCGTTTTTCGGCCAACGTTGCAAAATCCAAACAAGCAACCAGTAGAAAGAAGATGATCGATAAACTGAACATTTCTGAAATAAGACGTTCTAGTCGTCGTTATCCGGCGATAATTTTTGAACGCGATCGCGAAGCTGGAGACCAAATTTTAAATGTTGAAGGTCTATCGGCCAGTTTAGATGGCGAAGTATTATTTAAGGATATTGATATCAATTTGAATAAAGGTGATAAAGTGGTCGTTTATTCTAAAGATTCAAGAGCTACAACGGCATTTTATCAAATTTTGAATGGCAACGAAAAAGCAGATGCAGGAAAATTTTCTTGGGGAGTAACCACCACGCAATCGTATTTACCACTGGATAATAGTGAATTTTTCAACAACAAATTATCATTGGTCGATTGGTTACGTCAATGGGCAACTACGGAAGAAGAACGTGAAGAAGTCCATATCAGAGGATTTTTGGGGAAGATGATTTTTAGTGGAGAAGAAGCTTTAAAAACAGCAGATGTATTGTCTGGAGGCGAAAAGGTACGTTGTATGTTAAGTCGAATGATGATGATAAGAGCCAACGTTTTAATGCTGGACGAACCAACAAATCACTTGGATTTGGAAAGTATTACAGCTTTTAATAATTCACTTAAAAACTTTAAAGGCACAGTAATGTTAACCACTCATGACCATGAGTTTGCACAAACCGTAGGTAACCGTATTATAGAATTAACACCAAACGGCGTCATTGATCGTTATATGACTTTTGATGAGTATATGAGTGATACAAAGATTAAAGAGCAGCGCGAGAAGATGTATGGTGTGACGGTTTAA
- a CDS encoding TlpA family protein disulfide reductase yields MSTVFGCQFKGSNASEHAYIGGEIINPKNNNLLLYNNKGKIVDSITLDADNRFIYKIENLQPGLHSITHGGEYQMLLLEPNDSLMFRLNTYDFDESLVFTGEGAKKNNYLIKTYLSNEKEAKKLVKYSRMVPEVFNAFVEERRQDQLDEFHKFLERNEESDFFKSIIEANINYNTYADKEIYPFAYFGNNKLIHIKDLPEDFFAHRKDIDYNASQLSNFFAYNRFLFSHIDNLAIDDYYKNNPYHSKFNRHAMCYNKSKLDLIDSIITEPTIKNNLLKYKAREFISYNHTEEDANALLDHYLEKTTSEEDKTYMKDLVSSLKLLRQGNPLPNIALVNYNDTEHFITSIITKPTIIYFWSSNSKSQYRNSHYMVDKLKRQFPQMDFISINVNDNDDKFWKNIIDNYSFNTINEFKFKNSKKALKTLAVNYLNKAIIVNKDGIILHPNVNIFSSEFNETLQNLLEKKHLIVKQDALNL; encoded by the coding sequence ATGTCAACTGTTTTTGGATGTCAGTTCAAAGGCAGCAATGCTAGTGAACATGCTTATATTGGTGGCGAAATTATCAATCCCAAAAATAACAATTTATTGCTTTACAACAATAAGGGTAAAATTGTTGATTCCATTACATTAGATGCTGACAACCGATTTATTTACAAAATCGAAAATCTTCAACCAGGACTTCATTCCATAACGCATGGCGGCGAATATCAAATGCTGCTTTTAGAACCTAACGATAGTCTTATGTTTAGGTTAAACACCTACGATTTTGATGAATCTTTGGTCTTTACAGGCGAAGGCGCAAAGAAGAATAACTATCTTATAAAAACGTATTTATCTAACGAAAAGGAAGCCAAGAAATTAGTAAAATATTCTAGAATGGTACCAGAGGTCTTCAATGCGTTTGTAGAGGAAAGACGTCAAGATCAATTAGATGAATTTCATAAGTTTTTAGAACGTAATGAAGAATCTGATTTTTTTAAATCCATTATTGAAGCTAATATAAATTACAACACCTATGCTGATAAGGAAATTTACCCGTTTGCATATTTCGGAAATAATAAATTAATCCATATCAAAGATTTACCTGAAGACTTTTTCGCACACAGAAAGGATATTGATTACAATGCGAGCCAATTGAGCAACTTCTTTGCTTATAATCGTTTTTTATTTTCACACATTGATAATTTGGCGATTGATGATTATTACAAAAACAATCCATACCATAGTAAATTCAATAGACATGCTATGTGTTACAATAAGTCTAAACTCGATTTAATTGATAGTATAATTACCGAGCCGACGATTAAAAATAATTTACTGAAATACAAAGCGAGGGAATTTATTAGCTATAACCATACTGAGGAAGATGCCAATGCTTTACTCGACCATTATTTGGAAAAAACGACTAGCGAGGAAGACAAAACTTATATGAAGGATTTGGTATCTTCATTGAAATTGTTACGTCAGGGAAACCCTTTGCCTAATATAGCACTCGTTAATTACAATGACACGGAACATTTTATAACTTCAATTATTACCAAACCGACCATTATATACTTTTGGTCATCGAACTCAAAATCGCAATATCGCAACAGTCATTATATGGTAGATAAATTAAAGCGACAATTTCCACAAATGGATTTTATCTCTATAAATGTGAATGATAATGACGATAAATTCTGGAAAAATATTATTGATAACTACAGCTTTAACACTATCAATGAGTTTAAGTTCAAAAACTCAAAGAAAGCACTTAAAACTCTAGCAGTGAATTATTTGAACAAAGCTATTATTGTTAATAAAGATGGAATTATATTGCATCCTAACGTTAATATTTTTAGTTCAGAATTCAACGAAACATTACAAAATTTGCTAGAAAAAAAGCATCTTATTGTTAAACAAGATGCTCTTAATCTATAG
- a CDS encoding DUF4242 domain-containing protein — MKTIKLVLVLIVFTFNYTQAQEKQNQTTIKNNDTMKTYVIERIIPGAGELTAEQLIGISQTSCSVLKEMGPKIEWQHSYVTGDKVYCVYKAEHKELIEEHAKKGGFPSNSVNEVKTVISPTTAEL, encoded by the coding sequence ATGAAAACAATCAAATTAGTTTTAGTTCTAATTGTGTTTACCTTCAATTATACACAAGCACAAGAAAAACAAAATCAAACAACAATTAAAAACAATGACACTATGAAAACTTATGTAATTGAACGTATTATTCCTGGAGCTGGAGAATTAACAGCTGAACAATTAATAGGAATCTCTCAAACATCATGTTCAGTCTTGAAAGAAATGGGACCAAAAATTGAGTGGCAGCATAGTTATGTTACTGGAGATAAAGTGTATTGTGTTTACAAAGCAGAACATAAAGAATTAATTGAAGAGCATGCAAAAAAAGGTGGTTTTCCTTCAAATTCAGTGAATGAAGTCAAAACTGTAATTAGTCCAACAACTGCTGAACTTTAA
- a CDS encoding SDR family oxidoreductase, with protein MSKVVLITGGSSGIGKSVGEFLQAKGFKVYGTSRNPENYPNSKFQIVALDVTQPETISNCIAEILKHESQIDVLVNNAGAGITGPIEEIPDEEIKRNFETNLFGPINVIKAVLPTMRQQNSGLIINITSIAGYMGLPYRGIYSASKGALELITEAFRMELKGFNIHMTNVAPGDFATNIAAGRYHAPVLKDSPYKTTYAKTLSMMDEHVDSGSDPKQMAEAIYKIIQTKNPKIHYKVGAFMQKFSIVLKRILPDNVYEKLLMNHYKL; from the coding sequence ATGTCTAAAGTTGTATTGATCACAGGAGGATCTTCTGGAATAGGAAAATCGGTTGGTGAGTTTCTTCAAGCCAAAGGATTTAAAGTTTATGGTACGAGCAGAAATCCCGAGAATTATCCAAACAGTAAATTTCAGATTGTAGCTTTAGATGTTACCCAACCAGAAACGATTTCAAATTGTATAGCAGAAATTTTAAAACATGAATCTCAAATAGATGTTTTGGTGAACAATGCTGGAGCAGGAATAACTGGTCCTATTGAAGAAATTCCAGACGAAGAAATAAAGCGCAATTTTGAAACCAATCTTTTCGGTCCCATAAATGTTATAAAAGCAGTTTTGCCAACTATGCGTCAACAGAATTCTGGTTTAATAATTAACATTACATCGATTGCTGGTTATATGGGTTTACCATATCGCGGCATTTATAGTGCAAGTAAAGGTGCGCTGGAACTCATTACCGAAGCTTTTCGAATGGAATTAAAAGGGTTTAATATCCATATGACCAATGTGGCTCCAGGCGATTTCGCCACTAATATTGCTGCTGGTCGCTATCATGCTCCAGTTTTAAAAGACTCTCCATATAAAACCACTTATGCAAAAACGTTAAGCATGATGGATGAACACGTGGATAGTGGAAGTGACCCGAAACAAATGGCAGAAGCAATTTATAAAATCATACAAACGAAGAACCCGAAAATTCATTATAAGGTTGGTGCTTTTATGCAAAAATTCTCTATTGTCTTAAAACGCATTCTCCCAGATAATGTTTATGAAAAGTTGTTGATGAATCATTATAAGTTGTAG
- a CDS encoding DUF6952 family protein gives MKLPVIKNLTQFIEDNDEDYIVETIETLENLTEVPSLKDEELDVIGELISNMYGAIEVHKMVKDGTPKKEALNKFMSRVLGSIDK, from the coding sequence ATGAAATTACCAGTAATTAAAAATCTGACACAATTCATTGAAGACAATGACGAGGATTATATCGTTGAAACCATTGAAACACTTGAAAATCTAACGGAAGTTCCTTCTCTAAAAGATGAAGAACTCGATGTTATTGGCGAGTTAATTTCCAACATGTATGGCGCCATTGAGGTCCATAAAATGGTGAAAGATGGCACACCTAAGAAAGAGGCATTAAATAAATTTATGTCTCGAGTTTTAGGTTCGATTGATAAATAA